Proteins co-encoded in one Pseudomonas fluorescens genomic window:
- a CDS encoding pilus assembly protein TadG-related protein: MSRLSQCRGPARQRGAIGLMAAATLSLALILMLLVVDTGRLYMEQRKLQRLVDNAALEAVSRGGNCLPGLTAASYAGQSATRNGFVADANNVLVIDCGKLVTAATGLRTFTVDATQSEAVKVAANRTVTTSFAGGVQALFSAAPVSLNTVLYASAVAAKPKPTVAQLNIRSNLASIDTAQSNILNPLFSGLLGGNVNLTALGWNGLLNTDINLLSYLNQLAINLNVAAGNYSQLLNTQATVTQLIQAAATVVQLNGATADVITALGQLQVAAINAAPVKLGDILQLQTGTTAAGLDANLQLLQLVQGVIQLANSKSAVAATLPISVLGLANVTVRVKVIEPPQFSAIGDPALAKANPLGPNRIYVRTAQIRTMLSVNLPVLTGVAGLSNAVLGLVGTLSTTVNQLLTLNLVSLANSLLCLSCQRMDPLLLPSPEIDISLDAGGAISYVTDYSCPTGNTGTKSLTAHTITSIADLKLGKIDPTNAFSSSAEPTVTPLPLVDLGIVTCHTILGIGSCDSSTHVQYGAGGIAIMVDTSVAQNTQDLVFSSSTPFATPPNLKQPPSVISVVPTSNIVNSLSSTLAGINLIVYQPIGSNPLGSVVAGVAGLISSVTTILQPLITNLVSPLLDPLLNNLLKGLGINLMDVDVGANMTCGQTGKAYLVI; encoded by the coding sequence ATGTCGCGTCTTTCGCAGTGTCGCGGCCCCGCCCGGCAGCGCGGGGCCATCGGCTTGATGGCGGCTGCCACCCTCAGCCTCGCGCTGATCCTGATGTTGCTGGTGGTGGACACCGGCCGTCTGTACATGGAACAGCGCAAATTGCAGCGGCTGGTGGATAACGCGGCACTGGAGGCGGTCAGCCGTGGCGGCAATTGCCTGCCGGGCCTCACTGCCGCCAGCTACGCCGGGCAAAGTGCGACACGCAACGGGTTTGTCGCCGATGCCAATAACGTCCTTGTGATCGATTGCGGAAAGTTGGTGACAGCCGCCACCGGCCTGCGCACGTTTACGGTTGACGCGACGCAATCAGAGGCGGTCAAGGTCGCGGCCAACCGCACCGTGACCACCAGTTTTGCCGGCGGCGTGCAGGCGCTGTTCAGTGCCGCACCGGTCAGTCTCAATACCGTGCTCTACGCTTCGGCGGTGGCGGCCAAGCCCAAGCCGACCGTCGCTCAATTGAACATCCGCAGTAATCTGGCCAGTATCGACACCGCGCAATCGAACATCCTCAACCCGCTGTTTTCCGGATTGCTCGGCGGCAACGTCAATCTGACGGCCCTGGGCTGGAACGGCTTGCTCAACACCGACATCAATCTGCTCAGCTACCTGAATCAACTGGCAATCAACCTCAACGTGGCCGCCGGCAATTACAGCCAGTTGCTCAATACCCAGGCCACGGTGACCCAATTGATCCAGGCTGCGGCTACCGTGGTGCAACTCAACGGTGCCACCGCCGATGTGATTACGGCGCTCGGTCAGTTGCAAGTGGCGGCGATCAATGCTGCGCCGGTAAAACTCGGCGACATCCTGCAACTGCAGACCGGCACCACGGCGGCCGGGCTGGATGCCAATCTGCAACTGTTACAACTGGTTCAGGGCGTGATTCAACTGGCCAACAGCAAAAGTGCGGTGGCCGCGACCCTGCCAATCAGCGTGCTGGGGTTGGCGAATGTTACGGTGCGGGTCAAGGTGATCGAGCCGCCGCAGTTCTCGGCGATTGGTGATCCGGCGCTGGCCAAGGCCAATCCTCTGGGGCCGAACCGGATTTATGTGCGCACTGCGCAGATTCGCACGATGCTCTCGGTGAATCTGCCGGTGTTGACCGGGGTGGCCGGGCTGAGCAACGCGGTATTGGGGTTGGTCGGCACTCTGAGCACGACTGTCAATCAGCTGTTGACCCTGAATCTGGTCTCGTTGGCCAACTCACTCCTTTGCCTCAGTTGCCAACGGATGGACCCGTTATTGTTGCCGTCACCGGAAATCGACATCAGCCTGGATGCCGGCGGCGCCATCAGCTACGTCACCGACTACAGCTGCCCGACCGGCAATACCGGCACCAAAAGCCTGACGGCCCACACCATCACCTCGATTGCCGACCTCAAACTGGGCAAGATTGACCCGACCAACGCGTTTTCATCCTCTGCCGAACCCACGGTCACCCCGTTGCCGCTGGTGGACCTGGGCATTGTGACCTGCCATACGATTTTAGGTATTGGCAGCTGTGACTCGAGTACCCACGTGCAATACGGCGCCGGCGGTATCGCGATCATGGTCGATACCAGCGTGGCGCAGAACACTCAGGATCTGGTGTTTTCCAGCAGCACACCGTTCGCCACGCCACCCAACCTGAAACAGCCGCCGAGCGTGATTTCCGTCGTACCCACCAGCAACATCGTCAACAGCCTGTCGAGCACGCTCGCCGGAATCAATCTGATTGTCTACCAACCGATTGGCAGCAATCCGCTGGGCTCCGTTGTAGCGGGTGTGGCGGGCCTGATCAGTAGCGTCACGACAATCCTGCAACCGCTGATCACCAACCTGGTCAGCCCGCTGCTCGACCCGTTGCTCAATAACCTTCTCAAGGGGCTGGGGATCAACCTGATGGATGTTGATGTCGGCGCCAACATGACCTGCGGCCAGACCGGCAAGGCGTATCTCGTCATCTAG
- a CDS encoding response regulator transcription factor, protein MNKLTSAVKVLVVDDQALIVEELCEFLESSGYRCVPCGSGKEAVERFAEDPAIGLVLCDLHMPDLDGIQLVQELQRQAGKQRVFEAIMLTGRADKQDVIKALRAGIADYYQKPVNLDELLEGLQRQETVLQERHKTLQLGQLNQKLQDLSSSIDDLYQDLDKVRRGPAPVSEQASGDTDVLEIPAIFNQLSPRQLDVARLVGKGQTNYQIACELGITENTVKLYVSQVLRLTHMHNRTQLALALTPRAAALRQRVTAH, encoded by the coding sequence GTGAACAAGCTTACATCTGCGGTAAAAGTTCTTGTGGTCGATGATCAGGCACTGATCGTCGAGGAACTCTGTGAGTTTCTCGAGAGCAGCGGCTATCGCTGTGTCCCCTGCGGGTCCGGCAAAGAGGCGGTCGAGCGTTTTGCCGAGGATCCGGCGATCGGTCTGGTGCTGTGCGACCTGCACATGCCGGACCTGGACGGCATCCAGCTGGTGCAGGAGCTGCAGCGCCAGGCCGGCAAGCAGCGAGTGTTCGAAGCGATCATGCTCACTGGCCGCGCCGACAAACAGGATGTGATCAAGGCGCTGCGTGCCGGGATTGCCGACTACTACCAGAAGCCGGTCAATCTGGATGAACTGCTCGAAGGCCTGCAGCGTCAGGAGACCGTTCTGCAGGAGCGGCACAAAACCCTGCAACTGGGGCAGTTGAATCAGAAACTGCAGGACCTGTCGTCGTCCATCGATGATCTGTATCAGGATCTGGACAAAGTGCGCCGCGGGCCGGCCCCCGTCAGTGAGCAGGCATCGGGTGACACCGACGTGCTGGAGATCCCGGCCATTTTCAATCAGCTGTCGCCGCGGCAACTGGACGTGGCGCGCCTGGTGGGCAAGGGGCAGACCAATTACCAGATCGCCTGCGAGCTGGGCATCACCGAAAACACCGTGAAACTTTACGTCTCGCAGGTGCTGCGCCTGACCCACATGCACAACCGCACCCAACTGGCGCTGGCGCTTACGCCGCGTGCTGCGGCTTTACGTCAGCGGGTTACCGCGCACTAG
- a CDS encoding type II secretion system F family protein, which yields MIGPVILIVICLMLLVLSIRLFLQGVRKTANERVLKRLAAGQPQTAPGKTSWTGLERMFLKAGLGRPGERLGLWLALWAIAMMLGYLIADWIGLLILTLAPPLVLRLYIAWLYHRRLNRMIEQLPQLLDHSVRSLKSGRTLSDAVLGGIDSCEDPLKTAMGRVQRNVQLGVNLPDAVSDFAELYEQDELRMFALGLKVNHRYGGNASELLENLIKLIRERDQGARQLRALTGETRLTAWVLGSLPVILVSYFMLTNPGYMLGMWKDPGGQTMLIVAVVLQVIGSLALWRMLRSV from the coding sequence ATGATCGGACCGGTGATTCTCATCGTCATTTGCCTGATGCTGCTGGTGCTGTCCATCCGTCTGTTCCTGCAGGGTGTACGCAAGACCGCCAACGAACGAGTGCTCAAGCGACTGGCTGCCGGGCAACCGCAGACAGCGCCCGGCAAAACTTCGTGGACAGGGCTCGAACGCATGTTCCTGAAGGCCGGCCTGGGCCGCCCCGGCGAGCGTCTGGGGTTATGGCTGGCGTTGTGGGCCATCGCGATGATGCTGGGTTATCTGATCGCCGACTGGATCGGCCTGCTGATCCTGACGCTGGCGCCGCCCCTGGTGTTGCGCCTGTACATCGCCTGGCTGTATCACCGCCGGCTCAATCGCATGATCGAGCAACTGCCGCAGCTGCTGGACCACTCGGTGCGCAGCCTCAAATCCGGGCGCACCCTGAGCGACGCCGTGCTGGGCGGCATCGATTCCTGCGAGGATCCGTTGAAGACTGCGATGGGCCGGGTGCAGCGCAACGTGCAACTGGGGGTGAACCTGCCCGATGCGGTGAGCGACTTCGCCGAGCTCTACGAACAGGACGAACTGCGCATGTTTGCCCTCGGCCTGAAGGTCAATCACCGCTACGGCGGCAATGCCAGCGAACTGCTGGAAAACCTGATCAAGCTGATCCGCGAACGCGATCAGGGCGCCCGTCAGCTGCGCGCCCTGACCGGCGAAACCCGCTTGACCGCGTGGGTGCTCGGATCACTGCCTGTGATCCTGGTGAGCTACTTCATGCTGACCAATCCCGGCTACATGCTTGGCATGTGGAAAGACCCCGGCGGCCAGACCATGCTGATCGTCGCGGTGGTGCTGCAGGTGATCGGCAGCCTGGCGCTGTGGCGCATGTTGAGGAGTGTCTGA
- a CDS encoding PAS domain-containing sensor histidine kinase, translating into MTAGDNLFGRLLKRAPLAGDLPDVLGSPATGLHLHLDGEGAVLQMAGPLRLLLAQQIPHDKPLPLHNLLLPHSTLAIEGRPQEWQGQLLDLDFTGLGEQTLHLRGWAQPLGHGWLLQLIDIADLLSERRQAHQREACHGIAEQISKQLRSCSLGRLPMVVSDQLQIIAQRWQIPCVALALLNEQEQVWQIHCQFHAHDAPALWQDGQRLGTPLDSLNGAGPQRLGAHYGQYEHTRVQGLFGNAEGFAVPYSDDRGVMAWLLCGFYAVDKTAPYLTDRDWLMLAGALAGPLLGRLREQQHQLQLERLESLQTLLGTGWWEIGSSGEHIQLAPTLAAILQRDSSTLTLENWLNLIHPADREEVRSRLQDLQVHGEILDLCVRLQLRDSSQPPAWYRLQGQVSGTGDHRRLAGFMLDISDIKNQQQLAAAAHARLNNLIASSPAVIYVQHYVEGALLPAFFSASLQPLLGWSLEDCDAGALVERIHPEDRALYFERTRQLLREGLVRARYRLRDSRGDYHWLLDEARLLRNDLGLPVEAVGLWLDVTEATLAAEQVRQSEERYRILVEDSPAMICRYRPDLILTFGNQPLAKYLECAPEDLPGVNLGSWMSDVQRADFVERLALLTPESPVSTAEINLQLPGREHAWWVWSDRGVFDEHGKLIEVQAVGRDNTEVRRSQLQLTQSAKMATLGEMATGLAHEINQPLNVMRMAIVNVQKRLSNGDVQIDYLTDKLNRIDAQVQRAAKVVDHMRVFGRRSEIEQQLFNPASAIEGTLSLLAEGMRGKGVDLRISETAFEVQVRGYVDQLEQVLINLMVNARDALLGKRESDPAFKPWISIYAERDEEKVRLWVEDNGGGIDPRLLERIFEPFFTTKPVGIGTGLGLSVSYGIIENMGGHLSVCNSADGARFCIELPIAPDD; encoded by the coding sequence TTGACGGCCGGGGACAATCTGTTCGGCCGTCTGCTCAAGCGCGCCCCGCTCGCCGGGGACTTGCCGGACGTGCTCGGCTCACCCGCGACGGGCCTGCATCTGCACCTCGATGGCGAAGGCGCCGTGTTGCAAATGGCCGGCCCCTTGCGCCTGTTGCTGGCGCAGCAGATACCCCATGACAAACCGTTGCCACTGCACAACTTACTGCTACCCCACAGCACCCTGGCGATCGAAGGCCGGCCGCAGGAATGGCAAGGGCAACTGCTGGACCTGGACTTCACCGGTCTGGGCGAACAGACCCTGCACCTGCGCGGCTGGGCCCAGCCTCTGGGCCACGGCTGGCTGCTGCAACTGATCGACATTGCCGACCTGCTGTCCGAACGCCGGCAAGCGCATCAACGCGAGGCGTGCCACGGGATTGCCGAGCAGATCAGCAAGCAGTTGCGCAGTTGCAGCCTGGGACGACTGCCGATGGTCGTCAGCGATCAACTGCAGATAATCGCGCAGCGCTGGCAGATCCCGTGTGTGGCACTCGCCTTGCTCAATGAGCAGGAACAGGTGTGGCAGATTCACTGCCAGTTCCACGCCCACGATGCGCCCGCGCTATGGCAGGACGGCCAGCGCCTCGGCACGCCGCTGGACAGCCTCAATGGCGCCGGCCCGCAGCGCCTCGGGGCGCATTACGGTCAGTATGAACACACACGGGTGCAGGGGCTGTTCGGCAATGCCGAGGGGTTCGCCGTGCCCTACAGCGATGATCGTGGCGTGATGGCGTGGCTGCTCTGCGGCTTTTATGCGGTGGACAAGACCGCGCCGTATCTGACCGACCGTGACTGGCTGATGCTGGCCGGGGCGCTGGCAGGTCCGTTGCTCGGGCGATTGCGTGAGCAGCAGCATCAACTGCAGCTGGAACGACTGGAGTCGTTGCAGACATTGCTGGGCACCGGCTGGTGGGAAATCGGCAGCAGTGGCGAACACATCCAGCTGGCCCCGACACTGGCCGCCATCCTGCAACGGGACAGCTCGACGCTGACCCTGGAAAACTGGCTGAATCTGATCCACCCCGCTGACCGCGAGGAAGTGCGCAGCCGCCTGCAGGACCTGCAGGTGCACGGCGAAATCCTTGACCTGTGCGTGCGCCTGCAGCTTCGCGACAGCAGTCAGCCCCCGGCGTGGTATCGCCTTCAGGGGCAGGTCAGCGGCACCGGCGATCACCGTCGGCTGGCAGGCTTCATGCTGGACATCAGCGACATCAAGAATCAGCAGCAACTGGCCGCTGCGGCCCATGCGCGACTGAACAATCTGATCGCCAGTTCACCGGCGGTCATCTATGTCCAGCACTACGTCGAGGGCGCGTTGCTGCCGGCGTTTTTCAGCGCCAGTCTGCAACCGTTGCTGGGCTGGAGCCTGGAAGACTGCGATGCCGGCGCACTGGTGGAGCGGATACACCCGGAGGACCGGGCCCTGTATTTCGAACGCACCCGCCAGCTGTTGCGCGAAGGGTTGGTACGTGCCCGCTATCGCTTGCGCGACAGTCGCGGTGATTACCACTGGCTGCTCGACGAGGCCCGCCTGCTGCGCAATGACCTCGGCCTGCCGGTGGAAGCCGTCGGCTTGTGGCTGGACGTCACCGAGGCGACGCTGGCTGCCGAACAAGTCAGACAGAGTGAAGAGCGCTACCGGATTCTGGTGGAGGACTCGCCGGCGATGATCTGCCGTTATCGTCCGGACCTGATCCTGACGTTCGGCAACCAGCCGTTGGCGAAGTATCTGGAATGCGCTCCCGAAGATTTACCGGGGGTCAATCTGGGCAGCTGGATGTCGGACGTACAACGCGCAGACTTCGTCGAGCGCCTGGCGTTGTTGACCCCGGAATCCCCCGTCAGCACCGCCGAAATCAACCTGCAATTGCCGGGGCGCGAGCATGCGTGGTGGGTGTGGTCGGATCGGGGCGTGTTCGATGAGCACGGGAAACTGATCGAAGTACAAGCCGTTGGCCGCGACAACACCGAAGTGCGCCGCTCCCAACTACAACTCACCCAGAGCGCAAAAATGGCCACCCTCGGCGAAATGGCCACAGGTCTCGCCCACGAAATCAACCAGCCGCTGAATGTCATGCGCATGGCCATCGTCAACGTGCAAAAACGCCTGAGCAACGGCGATGTGCAGATCGACTACCTGACCGACAAACTCAACCGCATCGACGCCCAGGTCCAGCGTGCCGCGAAAGTGGTGGATCACATGCGGGTGTTCGGCCGTCGCTCGGAAATCGAACAACAGTTGTTCAACCCCGCCAGCGCCATCGAAGGCACGCTGTCACTGCTGGCCGAAGGCATGCGCGGCAAAGGCGTGGATTTGCGCATCAGTGAAACCGCGTTCGAGGTTCAGGTGCGCGGATACGTCGATCAGCTTGAACAGGTGCTGATCAACCTGATGGTCAACGCCCGGGATGCGCTGCTGGGCAAACGCGAGTCCGATCCGGCGTTCAAGCCGTGGATCTCGATCTACGCCGAACGGGATGAAGAAAAGGTGCGCCTGTGGGTCGAGGACAATGGCGGCGGCATCGACCCGCGTCTGCTGGAGCGGATTTTCGAGCCGTTCTTCACCACCAAACCGGTGGGCATCGGTACCGGTCTGGGGTTGTCGGTGAGTTACGGAATCATCGAAAACATGGGCGGCCATCTGAGCGTGTGCAACTCGGCGGACGGTGCGCGGTTCTGCATCGAACTGCCGATTGCACCCGATGACTAG
- a CDS encoding CpaF family protein: protein MSPEKLFGAPARGQSGNTDHEGLKLVLHRYIIDAIEESGKNLLEGSRQLLAQFVTDKVAEYIARLHLAISRYEMERLAEEIVDELTGFGPLEVLLRDSAVTEILVNGPHRVFVERDGVLHQSDLRFIDAHHVERVMQRILAPLGRRLDESSPMVDARLPDGSRVNAIIPPIALDGPCLSIRKFRKDMLKSSDLIAMQTIDLAIFDCLQDAVGKRCNILISGGTGTGKTTLLNILSQLINPHERLVTIEDVAELQLGHPHVVRLETRPPNAEGHGEVKASDLIRNALRMRPDRIILGEIRGVEVLDVLTAMNTGHDGSMSTVHANNAQDALLRLETLVGLTGRTVAERTLRQMICAALDVIIQLTRMPDGRRCVSEVVEVVGVREDVYVTNTLFRLDRRTGFGFLREAVNPAGDKLRHESSLG from the coding sequence ATGAGTCCGGAAAAACTCTTCGGTGCCCCTGCTCGCGGTCAGTCGGGCAACACCGACCACGAAGGTCTGAAACTGGTCCTGCATCGCTACATCATCGATGCCATCGAGGAGTCCGGGAAAAACCTGCTGGAAGGTTCTCGGCAGTTGCTGGCGCAGTTCGTCACCGACAAGGTCGCTGAGTACATCGCCCGTCTGCACCTGGCGATTTCCCGTTACGAGATGGAGCGCCTGGCGGAAGAGATCGTCGATGAACTGACCGGTTTCGGCCCGCTGGAGGTGTTGCTGCGCGACAGTGCCGTGACCGAGATCCTGGTCAACGGCCCGCATCGGGTATTCGTCGAACGCGACGGCGTACTGCACCAGAGCGACTTGCGCTTCATCGACGCGCACCACGTCGAACGGGTCATGCAACGCATTCTGGCGCCGCTCGGGCGACGGCTGGACGAGTCGTCGCCGATGGTCGACGCACGCCTGCCCGACGGTAGCCGGGTCAACGCGATCATCCCGCCGATCGCCCTCGACGGGCCGTGTCTGTCGATTCGGAAATTCCGCAAGGACATGCTCAAGAGCAGCGACCTGATCGCCATGCAGACCATCGACCTGGCGATCTTCGATTGCCTGCAGGACGCGGTAGGCAAGCGCTGCAACATTTTGATCAGCGGCGGTACCGGTACCGGCAAGACCACGCTGTTGAACATTCTCAGTCAGTTGATCAACCCCCACGAGCGCCTGGTGACCATCGAGGACGTCGCCGAATTGCAGCTCGGTCATCCGCACGTGGTGCGTCTGGAAACCCGGCCGCCGAACGCCGAAGGTCATGGCGAGGTCAAGGCCAGCGACCTGATCCGCAACGCCCTGCGGATGCGCCCGGACCGGATCATTCTCGGCGAAATCCGCGGCGTCGAAGTGCTCGACGTGCTCACGGCAATGAACACCGGTCACGACGGTTCGATGAGCACGGTCCACGCCAATAACGCCCAGGATGCGTTGCTGCGGCTGGAAACTTTGGTCGGCCTGACCGGGCGCACCGTGGCCGAACGCACCCTGCGGCAGATGATCTGCGCGGCGCTCGACGTGATCATTCAGCTGACCCGCATGCCCGACGGCCGGCGCTGTGTCAGTGAAGTGGTGGAAGTGGTCGGCGTGCGCGAAGACGTCTACGTCACCAACACTTTGTTCCGCCTCGATCGACGCACCGGGTTCGGCTTCCTGCGCGAAGCGGTCAATCCGGCCGGCGACAAGTTGCGGCACGAGTCGAGTCTGGGCTGA
- a CDS encoding type II secretion system F family protein — protein MVILASLMLLLGALLLVGNHLLSERRRVRQVNQRLLGHLVRESRLRTLLRALGNSRFGQRSVSMDSETQTLLNRLGWRRTSERSLFAACQIGTPLLALGIGLFLQEVFFPQAPKGWLVPMLATGTGYLLPKRLLAYAAARRQKIISVEVSTFIPLLRILFESGMAVEQALRVLSIEGQKLLPELTSELRLILARVDSGLELGQELNKSAVMLAVDEFTDTCVILQQLIQQGGGAMKSLLALKQLLDDRRLTRLQEYISKMSAKMSVVMMLFLFPALLIVLAGPGFTAITRAFAS, from the coding sequence ATGGTGATCCTGGCCAGTCTCATGCTGCTGCTCGGGGCGCTGCTGCTGGTCGGCAATCATTTGCTGAGCGAACGTCGCCGGGTGCGTCAGGTCAACCAGCGCCTGCTGGGCCATCTGGTGCGAGAGAGCCGCTTGCGCACCTTGCTGCGGGCGCTGGGCAACAGCCGGTTCGGCCAGCGTTCGGTGAGCATGGACAGCGAAACCCAGACCTTGCTCAACCGCCTCGGCTGGCGCCGGACCAGTGAACGCTCGCTGTTTGCCGCGTGCCAGATCGGTACACCGTTGCTGGCGCTGGGTATCGGTTTGTTTCTGCAGGAAGTGTTCTTTCCCCAGGCGCCCAAGGGCTGGCTGGTGCCGATGCTCGCCACCGGCACCGGTTACCTGCTGCCCAAGCGCCTGCTGGCGTATGCCGCCGCCCGACGGCAGAAAATCATTTCGGTGGAGGTTTCGACGTTCATTCCTCTGCTGCGCATCCTGTTCGAGTCCGGCATGGCGGTCGAACAGGCACTGCGCGTGTTGAGCATCGAAGGACAGAAACTGCTGCCGGAACTGACCAGCGAATTGCGCCTGATCCTTGCCCGCGTCGACTCGGGGCTGGAGCTCGGCCAGGAATTGAACAAGTCGGCGGTGATGCTGGCGGTGGATGAATTCACCGACACCTGCGTGATCCTGCAACAACTGATTCAACAGGGTGGCGGCGCGATGAAATCGCTGCTGGCGCTCAAGCAACTGCTCGATGACCGACGCCTGACGCGCTTGCAGGAATACATCTCGAAGATGTCGGCGAAGATGTCGGTGGTCATGATGCTGTTCCTGTTTCCGGCCTTGCTGATCGTACTGGCGGGCCCCGGATTTACCGCAATCACCCGGGCGTTTGCGTCCTGA
- a CDS encoding A24 family peptidase has protein sequence MQSLVLLIWLGLCAAQDARQRRIANLLTLGVGALALVYLLYCGTTWMGAAAEQGGWACLVALAFTLPGYFMGRMGAGDVKLMTALGLATDGTSLLGIFIGAGVASLVWILLAPRLWLHMSQGVRQRLRYMAPSMSKKLPFAPFVLIGFLLALPWIH, from the coding sequence ATGCAAAGCCTTGTTCTTCTGATCTGGTTGGGCTTGTGTGCAGCCCAGGATGCCCGGCAACGGAGAATCGCCAACCTCCTGACATTGGGCGTTGGCGCCCTGGCACTGGTTTATCTGCTGTATTGCGGAACCACCTGGATGGGCGCCGCAGCGGAACAGGGCGGCTGGGCCTGCCTGGTGGCGCTGGCGTTCACCCTGCCGGGGTATTTCATGGGGCGCATGGGGGCCGGGGATGTGAAATTAATGACAGCCCTTGGCCTTGCGACGGACGGTACATCGCTGCTCGGGATATTTATCGGCGCCGGCGTTGCGAGCCTTGTCTGGATCCTGCTGGCGCCAAGACTCTGGCTTCATATGAGTCAAGGGGTTAGGCAACGTCTTCGATATATGGCGCCATCGATGTCAAAAAAGCTGCCATTTGCGCCGTTCGTGCTGATCGGTTTTTTACTCGCACTACCTTGGATCCATTAG
- a CDS encoding DUF3613 domain-containing protein produces MNIVKTLCCVGLLSLPLGAQAIDAGPASAQQQETEGWLLLQSRNKAASPDPQAATATERELAMQRWLKKYKYDIPDFYDPDAGGKIERKN; encoded by the coding sequence ATGAACATCGTCAAGACACTGTGCTGCGTGGGGCTGCTGAGCCTGCCGCTCGGCGCACAGGCCATCGACGCCGGCCCCGCCTCGGCCCAGCAGCAGGAAACCGAGGGCTGGCTGTTGCTGCAAAGCCGCAACAAGGCCGCGTCCCCCGATCCGCAGGCAGCCACGGCCACCGAACGTGAACTGGCCATGCAGCGCTGGCTGAAGAAATACAAATATGACATCCCCGACTTCTATGACCCCGATGCCGGGGGCAAGATCGAGAGGAAGAACTGA
- a CDS encoding tetratricopeptide repeat protein yields MKALMVVASLLLLGGCATDGQAPWTAMLAPSSCSKLSAEQELSLNLVDDLANDGKLHASLANLQGLPDNLVEVRLRKAKVYRLLGRSEAEPLYRGLLGTCLSADAEHGLGQLYAARGDNGQAQAHLQRAVRLAPTNENIHNDLGVVYLNQLRLEDARFEFLTAIELKQNNQLATLNLITLLIYQNNWQQAAEIVSRAHLTPEQFTDAQERAEKLKSPVKAKAAAGNQVAVVADPQPATIK; encoded by the coding sequence ATGAAAGCACTGATGGTGGTGGCAAGCCTGTTGCTGCTGGGCGGTTGCGCAACGGACGGTCAGGCGCCGTGGACCGCCATGCTGGCGCCGAGCAGTTGCAGCAAGCTGAGCGCCGAGCAGGAGCTGTCGCTGAATCTGGTGGACGACCTGGCCAACGACGGCAAGCTGCACGCCAGTCTGGCCAACCTGCAAGGCCTGCCCGACAACCTCGTGGAGGTGCGTCTGCGCAAGGCCAAGGTCTATCGTCTGCTGGGGCGCAGTGAAGCCGAACCGCTGTATCGCGGCCTGCTCGGCACCTGTCTGAGTGCCGACGCCGAACACGGTCTGGGTCAGCTGTATGCCGCCCGTGGCGACAACGGCCAGGCCCAGGCGCACCTGCAGCGCGCCGTGCGACTGGCGCCGACCAATGAAAACATTCACAACGATCTGGGCGTGGTGTACCTCAATCAGTTGCGGCTCGAAGACGCGCGCTTCGAGTTCCTCACGGCCATCGAGCTCAAGCAGAACAATCAATTGGCGACGCTGAATCTGATCACCCTGCTGATCTACCAGAACAACTGGCAGCAGGCTGCCGAAATCGTCAGTCGCGCACACCTGACTCCGGAACAGTTCACCGACGCTCAAGAGCGGGCAGAAAAACTCAAGTCGCCCGTCAAGGCGAAAGCCGCCGCGGGCAATCAGGTCGCGGTAGTGGCTGACCCGCAACCGGCGACCATCAAGTGA
- a CDS encoding TadE/TadG family type IV pilus assembly protein, giving the protein MKTGSRKAQKGAVAIEFALVFVIFFAVFYGLVSYALPFVLMQTFNQATAEAVRRSVAVDPATPNYSTVVVNTANAALTQQFSGLPTSLNVVVGVDTSATYDSTLGTLTVSVNYPVSKLNQVIPFLVLPGIGAVPSLPTNLTASSSLKF; this is encoded by the coding sequence ATGAAAACCGGCTCTCGCAAGGCACAAAAAGGTGCGGTGGCGATCGAATTCGCCCTGGTGTTCGTGATCTTTTTCGCGGTGTTTTACGGCCTGGTCAGCTATGCCCTGCCGTTCGTGCTGATGCAGACGTTCAATCAGGCCACGGCCGAAGCGGTCCGCCGCAGCGTCGCCGTCGACCCTGCGACGCCCAACTACTCGACGGTTGTCGTCAACACCGCCAATGCCGCTCTGACGCAGCAGTTTTCAGGCTTGCCAACGTCCCTGAACGTGGTAGTAGGCGTGGACACTTCAGCAACCTATGACTCAACGCTGGGCACGCTCACCGTCAGCGTCAATTACCCCGTCAGCAAACTCAATCAGGTCATTCCGTTTCTGGTGTTGCCAGGCATCGGCGCCGTACCCAGCCTGCCCACCAACCTGACCGCCAGCTCGAGCCTGAAATTTTGA